TACTTTTATCACctcagcaggaccagggaaATCCTTACTTTGAGCTCCTTGACATCAATGCTCCCAGTGCCATCCGTGTCAAAGAGGTCAAAAGCCTCCCGGATctcctgcttctgctcctcagtCAGCTCCAGCTTGGGATTCgttttcttcctctgagatGTGGATCCCAGGGAGGGCTTCTTGAAGCTGGAGGCCTGGGCACGGCAACAACACAAGAGAAAGAGGGGATCAGGCCCAGGGtgcaggggctgggcagggctaCTGAGGCCTGGGGGGTGGTGGCCACCTCTGGGCCAGCCCCTGCTGGAGGTGAAGGAGTTAAACTGAGTAAAACTGAGGAAATGACAGGAAGAACAGCGAGGCTCGGGGATAAGGTCAGAGCTTGTGCAAAGCACTGAAGAGGGGTGATGAGCACATCCCTGGGGTGCAGAGCTCACCCCTGAGAGAGCAGCGGGCACAGGGCCGGTGGGAGGGAGGGTTCCCTGGTTCCCTGGGTGTGGGGAGGagaccccggggctgcccctgGCCCTGCACCCAGAGTTGCTCCCTATGGTGTCACCTCCCTCAGCcgctcccatccctccccttcTCGGGAAATGCCCCACAGCCCGCTGGGGAGCGGCAGAGCCCCGGCACTTCCAGAGGAGCCCAATTATCCACAtttcccaaattatttttttttttggggggggggggggtgcacATCACACAGCCCCGCAGCGCTGCGGatccacccccagccccaggctctgcccGGAGCGGGAGGAAGCGGCTTCCCGCGGCCCTGGGGAGCTGAGGAGcggagggcagggcagggggagccccccagccccggggctgcAGGCGGAGCGGGGGCAGCGGGCCCGGCCGGCGCCGCACTCACCATGGCGGCTCCGGTCCTGTCAGGCCCCGCCGCAACATCCGCCCGTCCCATTGGCTGCCGGCCCTACGCCGCTGCCATGGCAACGCCCGCTGCTGATTGGCGGAGAGGATGCGCGGGGGGATAGCGATTGGCTGAGAGCAGGCTAGGGGGCGGAGCCAGGAAGGGAGGGGCGCCCTGCACCCTGAGCCGATTggctggaggggaggaagggaggggaccAATCAGAGAGCGGCGGGAGGCTGGCGCGATGCTCGGCTCAGGGCGGGAAGAGGTGGGGTGGGCGGGGTCTGGGGAAACGTGAGCGATGATTGGTGGAGAGGGAGAGACGGGGCGGGGCCAGAGAGAGAGGGGGCGGGGccaggaagggagggaagggagagggagaggggagagagtgaggggtgaggagggggctggggggtctGGAGGGGTCCGGGAGGCTGTGGGGGGGCagctgaggggagaggggggcagggaggtgtggggagagggagaggggtgtggggtgtgaggaggggggatttggggtgtgaggggtgggctgggctgtggggaaggaggggatttggggtgtGAGGAGGGGGGATTTGAGGTGTGAGGaggaggggatttggggtgtgaggaggaggggatttggggtgtggggggtgggCTGGGCTGTAGGGAaggaggggatttggggtgtgaggaggggggatttggggtgtgaggagggggggatttggggtgtgaggagggggggatttggggtgtgaggagggggggatttggggtgtgaggaggggggatttggggtgtgaggagggggggatttggggtgtgaggaggggggatttggggtgtgaggagggggggatttggggtgtggggggtgggCTGGGCTGTAGGGAaggaggggatttggggtgtgaggaggggggatttggggtgtgaggaggggggatttggggtgtgaggagggggggatttggggtgtgaggaggggggatttggggtgtgaggagggggggatttggggtgtgaggagggggggatttggggtgtgGGCTGGGGGCTTTGGGTTGGTGTGGGGTGTGAGAaggaggggatttggggtgtggggggtggggaggctGTAGGGTCGGCAAGGGGAAGgttggggtgggtgggtgggtgggtgggggtctggGAGTGGGTGCAGGGGTGTGAGGAAGGGGAGGGTGAGGAGAGCTGAGGGGGGGCTAAAGGGGGGGTGGGGCAGAGCAGGTGAGGAGGTGCAGTTTGCAGAGGTGGGGGCTGTGTTTAGGGGTGTGGGGGCTGTGTTTAGGGGTgtgggggcagagcagggggcagctgggggtgaACACCCTGTGCCCACACACTTGGTGTTGGCAGGCACCATCCTGCCTGCTTTGGGCTTTTCCCTGCCTGTTCTTAAAGggcttttcagaaaaaggatCAAAAATGAAGTGTGTGAAAGTGTGGCTTGCAGAGAGCCTGTGCTGAGGGGACGTGGAACCTCCCTGGGTGCTCTGCTGTGGGGTTGCTGTTCCTGGAGCCTCCCAgttggggtggggaagggagcTGGGCCTAAAAACCATCCCaggcagaaacagaaatattacaGTGGGAATAAACcactcttctccttctccaaaGGCACCAAGTGGAGAGTGAATGAGCAGAGCCATGGCCACACACCTCAGAAGGGTGAGTTGAGACCCCAGGGATGCTTCCTGAggctttgttttgcagaaacaaattcccataaatatttctgatgaATTTTGCTGGAGCAGACATGGGactttctctgtctctgtgcccactccaggggtgctgctggggcaaaCACCATTTGCCAAGGAACAGTTTAGAGTtccccagagccccagcagtGCTCCCACCCCTGGAGCAGTGGCTTTGCCAGGGCTGCCCAAGATTTGGGGCCCCCAGGCTCATTTCTCCAGGCTTTAGGTTGTGTAGCAGTGCAGGGAGAGGCTGTTACCTCCTCTGTGATCCCTGCCTTGCCTGCAGGAGGTGCTTGAACATCACTCTGGGGTTATTGAGCTGTTCTGTGGCACTGCTTGTGATTGTTTGTAGGTCATTTATCCTTCTGAGCTGTTTCCTCATTGATTCCCATCAAAGCtctggcagggcaggcagcctgGGGCAGTTAGGAAGCCAAGAAACCCCCACAGTGCAGGATCATGGGGCACGACCAGGCTGCTGAATCTTCCCAGCCCCTCACTGGATGGGCAACCAttcccagcctggcttcccaCCTGCATTTTAACCCAGGGCTCTGCTTGGTGAGGGAACTGCAGAGCCCTCAGCACTCTCCTCCATGTCCTCTGGTCTCTGGCAGTTATCAAATAAACCACTGGGCCAGCCCATtagaactttttatttatttttttttttttttcctcattttaatCCTCCTTCACCTTTCCaaagagcagctcctgctttccctgAGCAGCTTGCAGTGacctcttccccttcctgctgTGGATAAACTGGCACTCTGCAGCAGAACCTTTCTTGCAGGGCTTCAAAACTTGTGAGCAGTCATCTCCTTCCAGTGGTTTCGTGGGGCTGAACCTTCCccaggggggtgggagggctgcagggctgggagtggggcagcagcagggaggagccAGTTCACTTCCAGGCAGGACAGAGCATTCTCTGTACAAAAACTTCCTCAGCCTTGTTCCTTCTGTGGCCTGGGATGCCAGAGGATTCCCTGCAGCCTCACTCCAGTGAGGTGAGTGACCAGCTTGGAACCTGCTAATTAGTGTTGATTCCAGCCACTGATTGCAAAAAGCttgaaatggagaaagaaaggaagaataagTCAAGGGGTAagccctgcctctgcctgaTGGCTGCCTGGAGAAGCCAGAGTCTGGCTCTGCTCTGAAGATGGTTGTGTCCTTGCTAACCAGGGCAGTTTTAGTGTCCTGAATCCCCTCTGCCAGGTGGCTGAAGcaaattctgtttgttttacCACGAGGGCAGGGTCCTGCAGAGcccatcttctttttttttttttttttgttggtttttccCTCCCTACTCCCTCACCCACTTGGTCACGGGGCAGAGTTctgagcccagcccaggggctgtgaGCATGGCCCAAGCTGTGAGGGGCTGTGAGGGCACAGCTGTTCTGAAGAGTCTCTTGAGAGCTGGATTTAGAGTCCTCCAATTAACCTGAttgcttttctgcctctctctctctctctctgcaggctGGCAAGAAGTGCACAGTGATTGGGGGGTCAGGGTTCCTGGGCCAGCACATGgtggagcagctcctggagaaGGGTTATGTGGTCAATGTGTTTGACCTCCAGAAGAGGTTTGACAATGACCAGGTGCAGTTCTTCCTGGGAGACCTCTGTGACAAAGAGGTAGGGGCTGAGagaaacagagctgctgctgaaagagaTGTTTGTTCAAGCAGCTTGCCCAGCCTGCCCTGAAGCACTGCAGCACCCAGAGGCATTGCAGAGGTTTTAAAAGGGTTTAGACATGGCCCCCAGCCTTtccctgggaaggcagcagcatctGGGACACTTGAAGACAGACACTGGGTGTCTGCAGCTGAAAGGGACTCTGGGTTCTGGTTTGCATGACTGTTAGCTGGGTCATTACACAGCCTAATTACAGCTCACCCTGGGTAATTGCACGTGGGTGCTCTCCTGGCTCACCCCAGCCACAGGAGAAGGGCAGAACatgtttttcctcccagctcaggCCCTCCAGGACCTGCTGCCTCAGCTCAGCCCTGTGTGGGAGCCTTGGCAGAACATTTGTTTGCAATCTGAtgtctccccagcagcaggaagggtcCTGTCTGGGAGCTTgggggctctgctcctgccatggGGCACTGCTGGATGCAAATCCTGCTCCTCAGGTCTCTGGCTTCAGGGAATTTGGGGTTTCATGCACTTGGGACTGTTGCAGGGAGTGAAGTCTGGGTGGCCTCCGGGTCTCAGGAATTTCCCAGGCTCTTCTCTGGAAGGAGCAGATGCTGCAGTGCTCCTGGGGCTGAGAGGGAGAGACACTGGGAGGATCCTGGAACTCAGCTGCTCACCTGGATGGGAGGAATGTGACCTGATATTTGATGGGTTTATTGGtttccaggagaaaaagctgtggtttatttccttcctttctccatttTGTAGCCTCActcctgtctctctctctctctgtcccccAGGCcttgctcccagctctgcagggggtGTCTGTGGCTTTTCACTGTGCATCCCCAGCACCTGCCAGTGACAACAGGGAACTCTTCTACAAGGTGAACTTTTTGGGGACCAAAGCAGTCATTGAAGCCTGCAGAGAAGCTGGGGTGCAGGTAAGGGTGGAACAGGGGACtctgaggtgctgctgggacTTTGTAACCACTGCAGCACGGCCCAATCCCACTCTTGTTTTGGGAGAGGGACAGAGGTCTCTGAGAGCTGGAATTCCTCCTTGTTTTGGGGAAATTAGGAGAGAGAGAGGCTCTGGTCTCCCAGTTAGTGTCTGCTGGGAGCTCAGCCCACGTTTGCCACAGCAGACAGGCATCTTGCAGTCTTCctgacagcaggaaaagcatCCCTGAAAATCTGTCTGCCCAGACATCTGGGAATCACCCACGGGAGAGCCCTGGCTGAGGTTTGGGTTCCTTCAGGCAGTGCTAAAGGAAGCTTTGCCAGCAGTGGAAGTATTCATGGCAGCATTACCTGTGTGAGTTCTTTGACCTGTAATGAGAAGGAACACACTTGTGCCACAGCCTCAGTGTAATTTGGTTTAGAAAATCATCtgcctggaaaagaaagagcCAGAGGAaaccaggctgctgctcaggcAAGGTTGTGgtgtctggtttggtttttttttttttttttttcctcttgttattTTGATACCCCAAGTTTTCATTTAAGTTCTTAGCAAAGCTCAGTGCATGTGAAGatcccttcctgctcctgggcagaaGTGTGGCCTCCAGAGGAGGCATTTTGCTCCATGGCCCTGTACAGGTCTGGGGTGATGTTGGTCAGCACTGGGTCTCTGTCACACAGGGCTCCAAGCCCCACAGTTTGCTGCTTATTGGGCTGTGggctggggtgttttttttcctctctcatctAATAAAGTGCTGTAGGAAATGGGCCAGGAGGTGTTTACCTTCAGGCTCAGTCTGGGTGCTGTCAGAGCAAGGAGTGAAGTCTTGTTGGAGCTTGTTGGATCCACTCAGCTTTCTGTGTCAGTGCTGATCTGGTTTAAAACCAGGTTTCTGATTACTCAGATACATCCCTGGCTTCCTGTTTCCAACCCACCAGGGTAGGTTCCTATCCAACAAAAGCATCTGAGATAAGGAATTCTTTCTTGGTTGGGCCCAGCATGGCATTGGTAGGGGCAAGAGGAGCAAATATGCCTTAAAAATGCTCTCTGTGTGTTAAGTGCTGAGCCAAGTGGGCACTGATCTGTCTGGGGGTGTTTTCCATCTCCTTGAGGCAGCACTCAGCAGTCTGGCAGTCCACTCAGAGGGGGAGTTTTCCCACCTGCTGCAGGAGTTTTTTTTCTAGGCTCTGTTTGCTCAGCTCCAGGATCAGTTGCTTAAACATGATCATTGCCTTTATTCAGCCTTCCTAAAAAATAACCCTCTGGTGTTAGGCTTTAAataactgttttttctttcacctctgTTGCAGAAGCTGGTGTTAACTAGCAGTGCCAGTGTGGTTTTTGAGGGCACAGACATAAAAAATGGATCAGAAGACCTCCCctatgcaaaaaaacccattgaCTATTACACAGAGACCAAGATCCTCCAGGAGAAGGTATTCAGCAGGTTTGCTTTCCATGCTTAAAAGTGAAAGTAGGGCATGCCCTGAGGGACCCCACCAGGCTCTTCAAGACTCAACAGTTTGCTGTTGTTCTCCAGAAGCTCCTTCATTAAAAAGAAGTGTCTCATCCTGACAGCTCCAGAGGAAATCTGGGCATGTGGGGCAATGCCTGCCAGGCTTCTCAGAGTGCAGCTGCAACAGAAAATTCCCCTCTCAGAGACAGATCTGTCTGCTTGTAGCCCTCTTACTCTCAGCCTGGGGGCTCAGGAGCTGTGGATTCCCTCACTCTGTAGGAGGtggctgcctcttccctctctcACCAGCcttgctcctgcagctcctttcctgccagctccctggagccaaaatacagaaatattcagattttCCTTGGCTGGTGGGACCCCTCTGAATGCAGTCAGAGAGAGCCCCCCTGGAAATCTCTGTCAAATGATAGAGACAGAGGCTGAATTGCTCAgagtcctttttttctccaatatGTTCATAAAGGATTGAAGGAACTTCCCAAGCTCCTCTGGTTTCTGTGCTGTTAAATCAGGGAGGCACTGGGTGCCCTTCCTTTGCCTGTCAATTTGTTCAGTCTCCAATTAGGAAAAGAGACTTTTGTGTCTTTCTTTCATTGAAGAGAAGTGGGAAAGGAGTTGGGAACAAAGGATTTGTGAGGATACCTCAGGTGGGCAGTCGTTCTCCCACTGATTTAAATCCTTCCCAAGAGGACAGGGGCCCTCTCACCCCCTCTGTGATGATCTCAGGATATATCCATATTTTTCCTCCCAGACACTCTCTCctgagttcttttttttttccctttaggaAGTGCTCAGTGCCAATGACCCAGACAACAACTTTTTCACAACTGCTCTTCGTCCCCATGGAATATTTGGTCCTAGAGACCCTCAGCTGGTTCCCATCCTCATCCAGGCAGCTAAGAGTGGCAAAATGAAGTTCATCATTGGGTGAGCAAGGCTTTTTAtagctttttaaagaaactttatGCAAAACTACAGAGCCTTTATGGAAGGGGATATTACTAAATCAGTAGTGGTGTTGtggcatgaaaaaaagaaaaaaatatttttttttttttttcccttgtgatccaggattcttttttaaaaactcctcctgtgctggggacttGTGCACTCAGATGGTGAATGTAAAATGAGTATCAGGGGGAAAGCTGACATAGCTTGAGCTGAGAGAACTGAGATTACTGGCTGGAAGCTTAATTAAGATCCACTTCTGGTATTTGAGGTTCTTGCCACACTTTATGGCAGTGTGTTTCTCACTGAAGGGTCAAAGGTGTCTGCCTTGTTACTGAGCCTtgtgcagagctcagagggGACATTTTAGAGCAAGAAATACTTCAAACTGCTACTGAGGCCACACGTACTGATGGTATCATGCTCTGGGCTTTCCCTCCCCCTGTACAGGTCTGCAGATCCCTCTGAGAACACAGATAAAATACCCACTCATGCACCTGGGCACTGAAAGTTGTTCACTCtcaggcagctgggctgcagcaacTCTGATTTTTACAGCCAGATCAGAGTGGTGATGGTTTTGTTACAAACCACTTGTTTGTTTAGCTGTGCTCTGGGAGCTGAGGTTtgatttcagtttctctgcagAGATAGGTTTATCAGAGTGGGTTAAATCTGTTTTCAGCTTGGGGTGAAGTTGGCTTTTTGAGAGAGAGCAGGAATGTCATGAGCTGGGACATCCACAATTGAAAGCTTGTCCCTGTGTGACCTTCTCTGTGCCAGTGACCACTCAGTTTCTGTTTGCTCTGCTCCAGTGGAGCTCTGCTGATTCCCAGGCCTGCAGGGCTTGCAACACGTCGAAACTTGGTTTAAAAATGTTACAGGAAGGTAAACTTGGGGAGTCTTGACACAAGCTGAGACAGTAACAGCATTTCTTCTGTCTCCAGGAGGGTATGTGGGCAGGCAGTCTCTCTGACAAGGTTTAGCCTGAACCTGCAGCACATGGGAACAGAGGAGGAAATTTGGGATAAATAAACCTGGTGTCAAAGTCCTTCCTTTTGCCACAAGCAGATTTTTCAGCCTaacatcctttttttgtttgtttgtttgttttttctgtgcaggGATGGAAAGAACTTGGTAGATTTTACTTATGTGGAAAACGTGGTCCATGGGCACATCCTGGCTGCTGAAAAGCTTCATAAAGACTCTCCCCTCTGTGGGAAGGTAAGGAAAGAGCTCTGGAGctcatgctgattttttttttctctgtgcttatCACCCATCCTGGGGAGGAGTGGACCTGGCACACACCAATGGttccatggggtttttttttttcctgcccaccTGGCAGCCACTGGGTGCAACCATGAGGGCTGGGATGCATGGACACACTTTAACCTCATGCAATAAAGCTCCTCGTGAAAGGAAACCCAGTCAGAATTGTGGGTGGCCAGGATGGGTGTGTAAGAAATAGTTATTTAAGCTTTTGCAGTTGAGTTGAGAACAGGTGAAGCTTTTCCAGACTTTTTTCATGGCAGTGTCATGCTCTGGGCACACACTGTGCATCTGTCTGGGCTGCTTTCGTGTGTCTGTGGTGTGCCTTTCAGTTTGTTTGACCATTTAGGAGTGATTTTAACCTCAGGAGTGTCAGAAGCCCCTGGGCTTTGCTCAGCAAGGAAAAGGGGCTCATTTTTTCAGCCAGGTGGTCAGTGCAGAGCAGTTCCTGATGAGAACGTGTTCTCGGTCCAGCCTGGGAGGTCAGTCTCCTCAGCATGGGCCATCACAGAGACAAACTGGTGAAAACTGGGATGATTTTTATCATCTGCCTTTTTGTCTTCCTCTCTTCCAGGCATTTCACATCACAAATGATGAGCCAGTTCCTTTCTGGGCTTTCCTCTCCCGAATCTTGACTGGCTTGAACTACGACCCCCCCAAGTATCACATTCCCTACTGGCTGGCTTATTACCTGGCCCTCTTCCTGTCCCTGGTGCTCTGGCTCCTGAGTCCCCTGGTCACCATCAAGGCCACTTTCACCCCCATGAGGGTGGCATTAGCTGGGACATTTCACTACTATAGCTGTGAAGAGGCCAAGAAGGCCATGGGCTACAGACCAGTGGTCAGCTTGGATCAGGCAATAGCCAGGACCCTGCAGAGCTACCCCCACCTCCGCAGGGCTGAGCCCTGACAGCCCCTCAGTGGACTTTTTCCTGCTCTATTTCCATCATTTCTGTGATGTCTGCAAATGAACACTGAACAAATTCACTGGCTCTCAAGAACAGGgagtttcccccccccctctccaaGTCCCTCCTCACCATTATCAAGATGGCTTGAGAAAAACTCCTCTAGGCCAACACTTCCCTTCTTTGCTGTGACTTCTTGTTGTGAAAGAGCTGCTGAACCCTCTGGACTGTGAATAAACACCCTGCTGGGCCCTCTTCAGTCCCAGCCCAGCACATCAGCATTCCTTcatcctctctctctccacccTCCTGTGTTTTGTTGCTCTGGTGATAACAGCcacctcttccccaggctgcagacTGCTCAATGAATTACTTCTCAGGGCTGGTTCCTCTCCCTGCCTTCTTTGGCTTCTTTCTATACACAAGAGCCATGAAAGAGAGGCTCGTGCCAAGAAGGGAGTTCTGCCACCACCCCTTAAATCACTGGAGCCAATTTTGTTGTTCCCTCTGACTGGTGAGTGGTTTGGCTTCTTCCCGAGGCTCCAGGAGGAAACCTGAGAAGGGGCAGGCTTGGCCTCTCTGGAAGGAAGCACACACCTTTGTTTCTGCCTGGTTCTGTTAAAAAGTAACCTAAATAAATCAAGAGGTGACTTCCTAATGTTGTGTTTCATCTCTGAGGGGACAGATCCCATTCTGAGCATCTGGGCAGATACAGGGTTTTAATTGTTCTCTTTGTGGGGGCAGAAATCCTTCCTGTGGCTGCTGTCTGTCAGTACAGGGCTCTCTTCCCAGCCCTCCcatcccagaggagctgctctggctgGAAAGTCCCCCCTGCACCCAGCTCTTGTCTGACTTGGGGTTTCTGGGGATGTCTGGTGCTTTGACCACGTAATGCATGAAAAATAACAGACCCTTTTCCACAAGAAAATCAGCCTCATAATGCTGTGTTCACCACACTGTTCAGTTGGACATTTCTATGAAGGGTGCTTTACCCTGTAATCTTCCTAAGTGCCCCAGTTCTGTTTTAAGTGAAGATTTTAGGTCAGAGCTGGac
The Heliangelus exortis chromosome 14, bHelExo1.hap1, whole genome shotgun sequence DNA segment above includes these coding regions:
- the NSDHL gene encoding sterol-4-alpha-carboxylate 3-dehydrogenase, decarboxylating; its protein translation is MSRAMATHLRRAGKKCTVIGGSGFLGQHMVEQLLEKGYVVNVFDLQKRFDNDQVQFFLGDLCDKEALLPALQGVSVAFHCASPAPASDNRELFYKVNFLGTKAVIEACREAGVQKLVLTSSASVVFEGTDIKNGSEDLPYAKKPIDYYTETKILQEKEVLSANDPDNNFFTTALRPHGIFGPRDPQLVPILIQAAKSGKMKFIIGDGKNLVDFTYVENVVHGHILAAEKLHKDSPLCGKAFHITNDEPVPFWAFLSRILTGLNYDPPKYHIPYWLAYYLALFLSLVLWLLSPLVTIKATFTPMRVALAGTFHYYSCEEAKKAMGYRPVVSLDQAIARTLQSYPHLRRAEP